Part of the Antedon mediterranea chromosome 6, ecAntMedi1.1, whole genome shotgun sequence genome, TTTACTATTACCTCTTATTTTCTTTATGTATCTATTTTTCAGAATGTCCACCCGGTACATTTGGTGCAGATTGTGCTCAAACTTGTCATTGTAATAGAAGGTGTTGTGATCGATATACAGGACGATGCACTAGCATTGAAGATTCTTCTTGTACATTTCCATGGGCGGGATCTAACTGCCAGAGTAAGGTTAACTTTTTAAAAGCTTCAGTAATGTGTTGATGATTGCTGATTGCAGAATACATATTAACATTGATCATATTCTTATTGTAGATATCGCAGTTTCTATATTAATTCGTAAGGTTTTAACAAACATTCtacaaatttataataataaataaataacaataataacttataatataataattacaatcattaaaatgatttaattagAATGTCAACCCAAATTCTACGGAGAAAACTGTGATATGGAATGTAACAACGTATGTAACGAATGTGAAAGATTGACTGGAAATTGCATAACGTGTTCATCTAGTTATCTTGAACCCGATTGTAAAATTGGTAAGCATTTAGTATATTGGTGAACTATTTATTCGGACATACAATGTTTAAACACATGTAAGCTAACAATGACATTTTACTTAAAAATAGATGTTTATAACTTAACATACTGTAAAATACACtctatttttataatgaaaAGGAATCCTGAATACCAAATTTATAACAGCAAATAACGGCCAGAATACATCGGTATCCTGTTCAGTATATCACACTGATGCATACAAAGTTCAAACTATGATTATAGTGATGAATAATGACGTAACTGAAAACATTACAACAGCGTTGGAAGCAAAGCAAGATGGTCAGaatataatgatatatacattttcTGTGATAGCTGATGTGGATTCGACATACAATTGTGTAATCTCGCATGAAGGTGTTCTAGCTCAGAGTGTAATCATACCAGAAATATTTCGTAAGTAGAATTTAGAATTTTTTAATGATTGGAGACAATGGTGATAACCGATTTTAGTTGATACTTATCTTAATCATGCATAACATGATATATTCTATAGATAAAAAATTTACGGAATAATTGAATTCCTCAAAAGGTGTACCTGTCTATATCGGAAATTTGACGGTACTTAATATTTCAAGCTCCTTTATCACCATTGAATGGACGGAATGGAACAACAATACTGACGATGGAGATGGTCCAGTTGTTGGATACTTTTTATACCACAAACTGAGCAATACGACCGATTGGAAGAAAGgtttatatcaaaataatacatCAGGCACTGTTAATGGGTTGATGTGGGATACAGAATACACTTTTGCTGTTTCTGCTGTGAGACCTGGTGAAGGAGGAGAAGGACCAATTGGGGAAAAGGAACTCCGAACAAAAACGCAATGCGGAAGTAATGTTTGTTACTTACTTACAATGATTAAAGCAAAAATGTATTCTTTAAttgaaacatataataattctttaaaatatcTCAAAATATGGATACACTTTAATCGTGAACTATTTGTTTTCAACGATTGTAATTTTACAGGACCTTCTCCAGTTCAGAAGGTAGAATATTGGGTTTTAACAAAtgtagtttttaaaaatagctaAAAATATAGATTAACTTTAATCGTGAACTATTTTTCCACGATTGTATTTTTACAGGACCTTTTCCGGTTCAGAAGGTAGAACACTGGGTTTTAACAAATGGAAGTTTTGAAGTGTCATGGATAGTAAGTGTAAAGAGAATTAATGTTTCACTACATGAACTCGATATTAAACTTCAAACCGAATATCCTTACAATTAAAAACACTAAAATCAAATTTACCTTTAAAGAACGTGAAGTTTCTCAAAGTAAACATAACGGTAAATTACTGGAACTATTTGATAACTAAACCAAAAGGACGTGTAACTTTAtataacaaaacattaaaatattttttatgtgAGACATGTTTCGGATAACTTCAACTATTCGTCTGTATACTACCGTTCTTAAACTAAGGATACACATTGCTGAAAACCATGTGgtttgattatattttaaaagaaactaTAAACCggtaaaactttattttactgttttacTTTAGAAAAACTTGGAATTCCAGCCACTGAAATGTCCCAGTAAGACATTAATGTACAACGTTTACCTAAAGGTGATCAGCAATGAAGAATATCATGAGAAGGTTTACCACACTAATAATACCCAACCGActattgatgatattgatgtTGTAGACAGCTATGTAATTTTGGTTACTGTTTCTAATAAAGACAGTGAGAGTATGTCTGTTGGAAGTCCAAATAAACAAGAGAATGGTAATGAAAAGTTAAACTTAagttacattttacaaaatggcACTGTGGTTTGTACCCAGACAACTTAAACAAGTAGTAAATCtatctattattttaatacttttctctatcaaactttaataaGTAAACTTAAATTTGCATTACTGTAGTTTCAGAAAATGTCAATACATCTGTTTTTAAAAGTCCTAGTTTAATTGGCGGCGCTGTTGCAGCTGGTGTGTGCATTGGTACCTTATTTACTATTATGATAACACAATGGTGAGATGATTCttgttatattgttttaaaaaatacattataatttctAATTATATGTTAAACTACATTATGTTGCCCAATGATTAACAATTATTCGTTGGCCATAAGATGATTTGCGTTTTCCACATTTAAACATGATGGCATTTGtatgcttaaaattacatttgttgtttttattcaattacaaataggttttttataaaatgtgtataaaaaaaccaataataaatataaaatctgCAGAGACCAACATGTAAGAATTATATATCACTTTTTTAAAGCAATACCCAACGTAAGAATTCAAGTAAATCTGATGAAAACTCGTCAAACGAACTTCAGGCTTATCAGGATTATGCAAATGATGGTAACACCTCGTATTACAAAACATGGTAAGTGTATTCACTATTGTTTGCAAAATCACATGCGCTACAAAATGCCTTTTAGGAAACCAAGTGTTGGCGAAAGAGCAAGCCAAACCGAGCGGACGGCAACTCAGGCGGACAAACCAAATCATTTCACAAACCTGTCTCGCAATCGGGGTTCCAAAATGGTGGATaaaatcgataaagttgtgcATAATCTTGCGTGGCCTGTCAAAGGCGCGTAGGGGAAATGTTGAGGAAAAAATACCATTTTCTCCGACAATGCATCCGCTCGACTGATGAGCTCGCGAGTTAAATTGTAGCGGGGCCAATCTTGCTCGGTGTGGCTTCATGCGCAATTAATTATAAGCCATGCCAATGTTCAACTTATGCAAAATGGCATTAGAACAACCCATCGAAATGATAAAACAAGCGTTTTGGATATATCGGTATACCATTTTAGGGTTGGCTGATTGTTTTGTACCGTACCTAACAAACGTCCAGTACCCTAATTCGAGACTAGGTATAGACTGGTTCGAattttcagtttttaaaaactgaaattataatcaattttatatttttatgcttTCGTATTCCTAATTTATTGTCAATACTTATCTGCTTGTTTGCTACGAACCACCTGTTTGATGAAGATCGGAAAAAAACTGGTAACTGCGGTTGACATGGTCGTCTGTTTCCGCCTGAAACGGATACACTGACCACTTTACAACTCCCTGCACTGACAAAGCTCCCGAAGCTTGAATGTGATGTGTATAAAACACCATTGATCGACTTGGGATCAACATGGACAATATAGCTCTTTTTTCCATGCCGACCGCGGCTATCCTGTTTATGTCAATATATTGTTGTACACATCTGCACAGTCCTATTTGAATAACGCACGACGGCATACCAAGCCATGTCGTACAACTACGATGAGATACAAATGATCTTTAAAGAAAAGGAACGAAGAGAATTAATAAATTCACGGTTAGGGTTATGTTATTGTAGTTAATTTATaggaaattaattttgtattattttggtAAAATATGGTTATGGTTAAGTTTATATTTAAGATTTAACtactattatattttttatttcagcatCTCCTCTAATCAAGAAAGTGATTATGAATTACCTGATCTCGATGAAAATGATTATGTGAATGAGTTAAATGCTCAAGAACCTAAAACTGAAGTAAACTAATAAGATCAAAATGGTAATATGTGAATTAAGATGCTGAATCAAAATgtgttcatattattataaaaaaaaacactttccaACAAtagagaaaagaaaaacaaacctacattaattaaagtataGTCATATTGTTACCAATACCCAACTAGCGCTATTCCAatacttcttttattttattttattcaattttcaggcacaaaTAACAACGTATAAAACATGATAGCGGTGCAGCATCCCATGAGTGCTAAGCACTATCGAATTGGCTCTCCATACTGCACATATAAAAgtgaaacaaaaatacaaataaacaaagaaTTGAAAAATTGCGTTGTATCAAATTAAACAgtcattaaatatatatatactttttctcattctcacagatttcctcatcgttatcgtttcaaattaattaattaaatttcagtatatcaccgggcggtttagaattaatgttctttgcctgatttgtttatgatttagcttttcgctttttatttttgtatctccattgagatccagccactgatacccacagcattgtcatttttttcagtaatttgcctttggatttatatatatatatatatatatataattatttacagataatatatatatatatacatttccGTACGTTTCAGTTAATGCACCATTGTTTtccaatattataatatagggATAGATTTGCTTatgaattgtaaatatttaaatttatagtaCGGTAAAGATTCATACATTTATACcacattttaatttcatagaaataataattatgtattttatttcatattatattatttggaaTGTAATACTTGGAAGGCACTTTCAAGAAAATAATTAGTTTAATATCTAAATATCTAGTTAAACTCACGAGAAACAGTTATACATACgctaaaaatacaaatacttgGCACAGATGCGCTTAAAATCAAAAAATGAAACgcataaaaatacaatgtgaacttataaataaaagaaacagTAATAAAGAAGGCTTATTTACTTATAAAGAGTGACATTGTAATTAGTCTACATGAAGGCAGTGATGCCTCAATTGGAGAAGAACtccaaacaaaacaaaaacgcAATGCGGATATAACCGCTTTAGTAACTGAAAGCCTCatataattctgacttttaaaatgttttaaggTTAAAATTTAGGGTAAGATTTGTTAGCTTTCTGAGATAGCGGTgcttttgaataataatattattcaaaagcaaataaatgtatgtatatttgAACTCTTTGAATGGATTGTTTTGTGAGCTTTTTCTTATTGTCACTAGAGTTCAAAGATACTCGAATGAATGAAGCAAGCCTGACAATCTCAGGCTTAAACAAGAGGTGCTGAAATGATAGTTGCCGTTGCCATTTCtattgtactgtaaataaataaatatagtaattTAATTGGGGAAATGCTGTGCCGTACGAATGCCGTTTAGTGTTTAGTAagaattaatttaaaagtttCACTGTTGAATCATTTTCCAGTCCCACATGTTTCAAGTGTGTGACAATCATGCGAACATGAACGTGTTCCATTTTCTTCGATTTTGACGACAACAAATCATTTTCATTTCCGACTGTAACTGCGCATGTCAGCCGATATGCTCTTCCGGGATCAATGGGTAAATTTAGAacaaatatgtttattattataatatttgccAATTCAGCAGTGGttacaaaaacatgaacaattaaacaactgtgtatttatttaaaaaataaccacACATGGTTGATTTGTTCCatcttcataataataataacaacataaGTACTTCCTTCTTTCATTTATTAGATGTAAGCCATTGATGTAGGATTATTGGTAAATTTATTCTGGAAGCT contains:
- the LOC140051617 gene encoding angiopoietin-1 receptor-like: MHENGKRADRRHAFIKLIVRACPRHKWGPPDCTGDCEYCYNGGVCDDKTGICICAPGFKGPTCENECGANTHGWNCENRCTSRNLDYACRNYQFCLPDPYGCSCVSGFKGISCEAECPPGTFGADCAQTCHCNRRCCDRYTGRCTSIEDSSCTFPWAGSNCQKCQPKFYGENCDMECNNVCNECERLTGNCITCSSSYLEPDCKIGILNTKFITANNGQNTSVSCSVYHTDAYKVQTMIIVMNNDVTENITTALEAKQDGQNIMIYTFSVIADVDSTYNCVISHEGVLAQSVIIPEIFRVPVYIGNLTVLNISSSFITIEWTEWNNNTDDGDGPVVGYFLYHKLSNTTDWKKGLYQNNTSGTVNGLMWDTEYTFAVSAVRPGEGGEGPIGEKELRTKTQCGRPFPVQKVEHWVLTNGSFEVSWIKNLEFQPLKCPSKTLMYNVYLKVISNEEYHEKVYHTNNTQPTIDDIDVVDSYVILVTVSNKDSESMSVGSPNKQENVSENVNTSVFKSPSLIGGAVAAGVCIGTLFTIMITQCNTQRKNSSKSDENSSNELQAYQDYANDGNTSYYKTCISSNQESDYELPDLDENDYVNELNAQEPKTEVN